The DNA sequence GTTAAAGACACAGTAGCCTTTTCCTCATAAaacctcaaaatgaaaaaaaaaataaatcaaaaaggCACACAAAAAAGCATAGCAATGTTAAATagaacataatttaaaaagcatattttccCACTCATAAGTACCACACATTTGGATACGGCTGAAACCCCTTGAGAAAAGAACCCTCCCCCATTACAGTTCCCAGGCAGTACAGAAGGTGTGTTTCggcaaaagaaataaaatcagtaACAGAAATGAAACAGTTCTGACGTGAGACTGAATCAACATGAGCAGCTATCCAGTGTACTATTCTACATTAGGATCTAGAATCAGCAGCTGAGAGAGGGGTCATTGGGATGTGTTCCCAACATGATGGTGTGCGGAGGGGCGTCACTGTGCCTCCCCATCGGTCGTCCCTGTTAGCTTCTCCTCATCCCCCGGTTTCTGATGCTGGAGTCGAGCATAACTCACAGCATCTCCCCTGAGAGGGGGGTGAAGGAAGAGTGGGGAGCAGAAGAAGATTAATTGAAATGGCCGATGTCTTAGtcacagaaataattatgtACATTACTTACTTTAATTACTTTGCTAATGGTTAACAACATTAGTGCCACtgttaacattttcatttagttaTTAGTAACTAGAATTTTGCAGGTTTCTCAATGTTCCTTAATCTTAGCTTTAGTTCATTATTACGATTATACAGCTGACTTATGAACCAAGTCTACACAAATATTAGTCACGTTGGCAAAGcatatttaatcaattaaataacaatgaatttaattatatttaattgagagagggagagaaaaggggcgagaaagagagaatttGAGTGGATAAAATCTACTATCTTGTCATATTCACTGAGTACACATTCTTTTAGTTGGTCAATtcatgaaattgaaattgaggaCTAAAGGCATTCTGCACGATGGCCAAAGATGCACGCacagcattacatttttcaataacCATTACATTTTGGTATTAACTGCATCTtcataacacacaaaaacatgcttatatactaaatgaaaatgtaagttATTTATCAAATcaagaaatgaactgaaatgtaattcattcaATGTCCATAATGTTTTATGGCatttatttctaaatgaattAATTGTAAATTTCAGTTCCATTCAGTCAATTGGGAAATGTTACATTATGTATTATGAAGATTCAATAGTCTAATTTTACAGTATTATCAACAAGGTGCCATTAGCAACTGCACTAGGAATTTTAGTTGGAGTGAGAATGCTTTGGTAGCTCTGAATACtcagttatgaaaaaaaatcaggaaattGGTCTCACTTCTTCCCCAGTGAAGCCAGGCCATACAGGACTCCTGTTGCAAAGGCGATTGCGTTCCCAAATAACGTGGTGATAGACAGACTCAGAAAGACGGGAAACAGTGCCATCCTGCACACAACAGAGCAGTCTTACCATCAAAAGACACTCATAACAGACAAAGGCATGTAATACTTGTtctgatttttatcatttggaTGATTTTAAAACCAAGGGTTCAGACAGCCCtgtgttctcaaataaatataaaattcaaatgaattaacATCAGGCTGATTCAGGTGACGACAGGCATACTTTCAGAAATCTGTAGGTGAACCTTTCAGCGCCACACGCTTGTAAAACAGAATCATTTGAAAATCCATGCGCCGTTTGGATTTCTCAGATAAAGGCCAGAGTAGAGATGTGTGAAAACGTGACTTTACCCGCAGTAGAAGAATGCTTTCTGCCAGGGTTTGAGCCGGTCAGCTCGGGCTGCCACGGCGTTGGCAAACTCAATGAACTGACAGCAGAAAGGAACCTCGCACaggaacagcacacaggcaTTCAATCTTCAAAGGAGAGACAGCATTAGACCAGAGGTAATGGAGCACAGTACATTCATACACCAGGAGTTTTAAACAAAAGGGCTACATTTCTGTAAACAAAGAGGACAATAATTGTAATATTCAGAATATATTTTCTCCTCCAAGGGGaataaaccaaaacacaaatacacccaAATAATAAATGCGGTGCTGTGCCATCAAGACTGGAGATATGCATTTGGCAGGAATATTAATAAGAGTCTGATGAAAATGTCAGGAAATATAACAAAAAGGTCTGAAGACATTTTAACTGCTGcacattcaaattttgtttGCAGTAAATGAATATCCACTATTCAAATTCCACAATGTCCAAgtacatttcagtaaaattaCACAACTTCACAAAACAATTCAAAGCAAGAAGGCTGACTAAATGaaatcacctagcaacagctAAAGAGGGCATCATCTTCTAAGGTAAgacataaccaaaaaaaaaaaaactatagcctaatctgcaaaaaaagtttGCAAAAAATATGCACGTAAATAAACACAAGCAGGTGCTGCATGCAACATCCAGCAGGTAGTAGAATACCTTGATAGTTTGTTCATGTTCTATTCACAGGTTGGAATACTTCATTATGATTACCTTTGTCCATCACTTGCACTAATATAAAGTACAAGTAGCATtacacagggagagaaagaacaaCTCTTTGCGTCCATTAAAATGACATGTAGTAAAGTCTCTACAGGAGGTGATATATTTTTCTCAGCTGCTCCACACAGAACTAAAATGATCATCATATACTTCAGGGCATGTATACAACCTCATAAAAAGAGCTATCAAGCCCCTGACCGTGCATTGCAGATCGACTGTAAAGCCAAATATTTGTACTTACACCATCCACACACCCGCTGCGATGTTCAGGGGgttgacagtgacacagttccACACTCCTGCCACAGCACAGGCTGTGGGAAGAAATACAGGctgcttgtttgcttgttttccacAGTCAAACAGAATTTTATCAACACATAAGAGTTACTTCTGCAAGACTACAAATACATACTGATTGGCACTGTGAAATACTAGAACTGTTCACAGTTAGAATTTTAAAACCTAATCCTCTATGTATTTTCTGTATAATGAATGCTTTGCAGTGACAAGGTTTGCAAACCATCCAGTCAGTCCACAGATTGGGGTATTCCAACTTACAAACTTCTTGTAGCCATAATTGGTTATGAAATATTCTCACAATTTTATCCTTTTGAAGGatgtttttttgaatgttttattttgttcccaaaattctaaatcagtgttctagaactccatagctttagtacatcagcattagaatgttctgaccCATGCAATGATACAGCCCATCCACTGTGTAAGTAAAATGATATTTGATATCTAGATGAGATTTTAAATAGGCAGAATTGCAcattgcattttcatgtttatgtgttttgttctttctgtttAACATCACTCCTTCAATGTTAAATTCTGCCATTTCCAGTCTGGTGTAAAGTGTGGTCAACAGTCTGGCCTAGCCACTGCTGCACACACGCTGGTCCACAGCAGGGGGcattcacaaatacacagaacagagaaacacacaagaTTAACAGAACAAATTCTCTCCTCAGCTGTTTTAAATATCTGCACTGTTTATTACCCGATGTATTTTCCAAACTGGCAGTATACCTTACACAGAATACACTGAACATGCAGTCAGCCATGAACACAATACAGCTGCAGCTACTCCAATATCACCACAAGGGATTGGGGGACAGGAGAATACTGCAGGGAAACTGCAACACAGGTCCAGTCAACTGAAAGCACCGCTTCAGaatcacacagacaggcacactgTGGACAGGGAGACCAATAATGGTGAAAAACGGACTATTCCACTTCCACAAGATGAGCATTAAAAAAGTCTGTGGGGTGGCTAACGGAGGCCGAGGCTCTGCTGTGAAGAGGATGGCATTAGCACGTGACAACGGAGTGCACCATTACAGGATCAGCAGCGGCCGTCCGAGATGTGGGACTGCTTTGTGTGCAGAGACAGGAGGGCACTGAAAAGCCTGGAGGATGAAAGCCTGCTTGTTCACTGCGTGAATATTAATTCTGCTCAATTCTACCATCTCTACTCTCAGAGCGTTGAAAACTAGACGGGATATCCACATTGGTGGCAGGCGGTTTATTAGTCTTGCGGGTAAGGGAGAGGACAGGCACACTTCCCACTTAGTGTTTCACGTGGTGAGATATCTTCAGAACACAAAAGTAAATCCCAGATTAAATGAAGCCAACAGTGCAAATGACAGTTCAGCTCCATTATAGCTCTGTGGCATGGGGTTCATATTAAACAATGCCAGAAGATTTGCATTTCACACctcaatgtgtttttatttgaaggTCTGCAGTATAATCAATGGGTGGCCTATGTAGgcaaatactgaaatataatttcagttgtCTCCCAGACGAAAACAGCAGCACCAGATTTTCGGCTCTGGATTTATTTCCTTTCAGAaacaagggcaactgcaggtcAGTGAAAGACAGATGTGAACATAATGCATCTGTTGCATAAGGATCTGGGAAGGCCAGGAACTACAATCTGGGACAAAGATTGGAAAAGCTGAAACTGAGgccatatttattattagttttcAGCCAAAGCCTGAAACTACGGAGTCTGGTAACACGCAAAGACAATGGGCAGAACAGTGGCAACACAATCTGAGGCCACTTCTGAATGGGTTTGTTGTGTATCTTTTTAGGCATTCTCAACCCAAGGCAAACCAGACCAAATGTTATCATCAGGAATGGTTTGCGTAAGTATCGACCACTTTCTTGTCACATGCGTCTTGTTACCAAAGAACAGGTTATGCAAACAGGAGTTACATCTTCCACAACCCGAAACAACTTCTGTATTGTTGTGGCacatgtaaagaaaaaaatgtgttttgatggAAAGCAAATGTCAGCTGCTTCCAAGAAGGAATAGGAATCCCTTTGTAGGCTGACTACAGCCTCACTATTAAAACAAAGGTGCAATTCAAGGTATGAAAGGCACACCGACCTGAACACAAATGAGATTGCAAGCTAGGTAAAGTCTAATGTGATACGATCGATGTAAACAGCATACCTATATGAGGTTTTTACTTGCTAAGACTAGACGGAATACTTACAGATTCCGCCGATGACACCAGCGATCTTGCAGAGCCATCTGTACCACCAAGACATGCCATCGTCCTCAGTGTTGGCCTTGTTGACAGCACTAGGCTGCTCTGCGGAGCTCATTTTACTTCAGTGAATTATTCAGTGTTCTGCCGTATAGGTTACAGCTCACTAAACTCTAGCCACAGGCTAAGCACCAATGTTCGGTTTGGGAATACAACCTCAGCTTTTCTGCGGTGCAAGGGTACGCATTAAAACAACTTTTCTTTTGGTATGCTGTTAAGTTAATTAACGCTATATGGtataatttattattcaaaagTGTCCATCAATGTAGCTTTAAGATGCATTTAGTTGACTGCTAGGTTTAGCTATCGAGGTAACATTAGCAGACGCGTGGCTAACTTATCACTAGCTTGCTGCTGACGTCCACCCTTTAGTTCTGTTAAGTTagatagcttgctagctatctTTTCTGTCAAAGAATAATAACACGTTTTAAGTCAGTTCTCTtccataaacacaaatacaaaaataccataCAGCGCCTTGCTCTGATTCTCACCCACACTTGACTCTTTCATCCGATCAACTTTTAGACGTTGTTACATTAAGGCGAGCAGCGGTGGGCTAACgtcagtgtttttcttccttccAAACAAACAGCCCTTTAGAAATCGGACAGCCTTACTAGCTATTTTCTAGTACAACGTTAGTCTGTTTCATTTACATAAGTAACTAtaattttggtatttttgttttatgtgtcaTATTCGTTCTCCGCTGTCAGCACCAGccctttcttttgttgttggttgtttcCCTGGGTTTGTCCTCGTTGCATTGTGGGTGGGACGGAACTGGCTTACGTCATTTGAGTAGAACGAAGACGCCAGCATATGCAAACAGGAagactgagtttttttttatttaaatatataatttcaataTAACCCGCATTGCAACATTTCTAGGCTCACTTGTTCCTTGAAACATCGCACTTGTTTCAATAAGgatttgtaaattaattaattcgGTGTCCTTAATTACAGCAGAAAAGAAGCATGGGAAAGAAAGGTTTGAAAGATAATTACCCAGCTACCTACTGAGATGAGcctttgaaacattttaaaactcttTTTCTGCATGCCTGATTTCAGAGCCAGCTTTTTGGCAATGTGTTTACCATTTTCTAAACACAAAAGTCTCAggccattttcaaataattgtgGTGCATACCCATTCCATGTTATTGGCTGGGGAAAAGCGCTTTAATCAACTTGGTGACAACAAAATTGGAAATAATCAATGAACATTTTCTGAAGACACTGCATGTACATGTAATAGACACATaacatgaaaacataaaatataattatatttgaaataatcaAAATGCAATTACAAAGGCTGCTACACAGGTGAGCCATATTAAGTTGAACACCAATTAGCAGTATGTGCTGGCTATAAACTAGTTTGCTGCTACACAGGTGAGCCATATTAAGTTGAACACCAATTAGCAGTATGTGTTAGCTATAAACTAGTTTGCTGCTACACAGGTGAGCCATATTAAGTTGAACACCAATTAGCAGTATGTGTTAGCTATAAAATAGTTTTGACAATCAGCACTTCCATATGTGAATTTACAAAGCAACAGGCAAATAACAGAGTTCCAAAGAAACCATAGGCAGTACCCAAAATGTAGGTGGTTAAGGAAAAGtactgaaaattatattatattactgaGCATCACTCATATTTGCCTTTTTGGTGGATTATGACTAAATGTTCAGGACATACACTTAATATGCAGTTCACAAATTTGCTCTGAGTCACTTTGACTAACACCATTTCCACTGCATCATACTGTATTGGAGATGGTAAATTTGAGTCTTTTAGGATTGTTACTGAGATCACTTTGATTTTAGTTTTCTGAAGCCATTCAGTGGTTGACTTGGATGTGTGCTTTGGATCGTTATCATGTTGGAAAGTGAAATTCGTCTTCATCTTCAGCTTTCTGACAGGGATCAGCAGGTTTTGTCCCAAAATATCTTGATATTTTGAGCTATTCATTATCCCCATTATCCTGATTAGATATGGGTTTCTTTGGGTGATGAGCTGTGTTGTCTTTGTGCCGAACATATTATTTAGAATTAAAAACTTCAaccttggtctcatcagtccataagaTATTTATCCACATGGATTGGGGTGATTTAATGTGAcaaatttttgtaaaatttatcCAGGCTtggatattcttttttttttttttttgcaagaaatgGCTTCACCCTACCCCATTGCCCAATTAATAGCCCAAATGTGCAGAATACAAGGGATTGTTGTCACATGCAGGAAGTGACCAGTTCCGGCCAGATATTCTTGAATTTTCTGCAGGCCGCTTGGTCACCTCCTTGATAAGTTTTCTCCTTGTCTTGCCATCAGCTTTAGTGGGATATCCTGATCTTGCCAATATACCCATGGTGCCACATTTTCTCCAC is a window from the Anguilla rostrata isolate EN2019 chromosome 14, ASM1855537v3, whole genome shotgun sequence genome containing:
- the cacfd1 gene encoding calcium channel flower homolog — its product is MKESSVEQPSAVNKANTEDDGMSWWYRWLCKIAGVIGGISCAVAGVWNCVTVNPLNIAAGVWMVLNACVLFLCEVPFCCQFIEFANAVAARADRLKPWQKAFFYCGMALFPVFLSLSITTLFGNAIAFATGVLYGLASLGKKGDAVSYARLQHQKPGDEEKLTGTTDGEAQ